In a single window of the Flavobacterium ammoniigenes genome:
- the ruvX gene encoding Holliday junction resolvase RuvX: MARILAIDYGQKRTGIAVTDELQIIASGLTTIPSATAIDFLKAYFQKEKVEAVLIGEPKQMNGLPSESASIIKGFVTHFTNHFPEMKVIRVDERFTSKMAFQSMIDSGLSKKKRQDKSLIDEISATIMLQDYLIRKMF, encoded by the coding sequence ATGGCCAGAATACTCGCTATAGATTACGGACAAAAACGCACAGGAATTGCTGTGACTGATGAATTACAAATTATCGCCTCAGGTTTAACTACTATTCCATCAGCAACGGCTATTGATTTTTTGAAAGCGTATTTCCAAAAAGAAAAAGTAGAAGCTGTTCTTATTGGCGAACCCAAGCAAATGAATGGCCTACCTTCTGAAAGTGCTTCTATAATCAAAGGATTTGTAACTCATTTTACCAATCATTTTCCAGAAATGAAGGTCATTAGAGTAGACGAGAGGTTCACTTCAAAAATGGCATTTCAGTCAATGATTGACAGTGGATTGAGCAAAAAGAAACGTCAAGATAAAAGTTTGATTGACGAAATTTCGGCTACCATCATGTTACAAGATTATTTGATTAGAAAAATGTTCTAA
- a CDS encoding glycosyltransferase family 2 protein: MVDISIVIVNYKSWNDLKECLQSIVSINSNRFTMETIVVDNQSNDGRIEEFKTLFPSITFIENSGNNGFANGCNLGASIAKGNYFFFLNPDTIITEAAIFELWQTATTHPDFGIVCCTQINESNKKYNEIRFFPSLSYLFGPFRAFSKLIHKQRIQKHYDSKQSIILPDWATGAVIFMSRTWYEKVKGWTEKYWLYFEDVDLCKKVNQLGGKIALTRNVSILHKHGGASRINVKTKALTKTEVLISQHVYFNEHTVGMQNWGIQFLLVATNLIEKTLLAGIGLIFFFVPKLKVNVFIFKNILLYYGNAARKITWTSPRATDYLTK; encoded by the coding sequence ATGGTTGATATTTCAATTGTCATTGTAAACTACAAAAGCTGGAACGACCTTAAAGAATGTCTTCAGTCTATCGTTTCTATAAATAGTAACCGATTTACAATGGAAACAATTGTGGTAGACAATCAATCCAATGATGGAAGGATTGAGGAATTTAAAACACTCTTTCCTTCCATTACTTTTATAGAAAATTCAGGAAATAATGGCTTTGCAAACGGATGTAATTTGGGAGCATCGATTGCTAAAGGAAATTATTTCTTCTTTTTGAATCCAGATACGATTATCACTGAAGCCGCCATATTTGAACTTTGGCAGACTGCTACTACACATCCTGACTTCGGAATTGTATGTTGTACTCAAATCAATGAATCGAACAAAAAATACAATGAAATTCGGTTTTTTCCAAGTCTTTCTTACTTGTTTGGCCCCTTTAGAGCCTTCTCTAAATTGATTCATAAACAACGCATACAAAAGCATTATGATTCAAAACAATCAATTATTTTACCAGATTGGGCCACTGGTGCGGTCATATTTATGAGTCGAACTTGGTATGAAAAAGTAAAGGGTTGGACCGAAAAATATTGGTTGTACTTTGAAGATGTTGATCTTTGCAAAAAGGTAAACCAATTGGGTGGAAAAATAGCGCTTACAAGAAATGTATCCATCTTACACAAACACGGCGGAGCCTCGAGAATCAATGTAAAAACAAAAGCATTAACTAAAACAGAAGTGTTAATTTCTCAACATGTTTATTTTAATGAGCATACCGTAGGAATGCAAAATTGGGGTATTCAATTTCTATTGGTAGCAACCAATTTAATTGAAAAAACACTGCTCGCTGGTATTGGGTTGATTTTCTTTTTTGTACCCAAATTAAAAGTAAATGTGTTTATTTTCAAGAACATACTTTTGTATTATGGCAATGCAGCACGAAAAATAACTTGGACAAGTCCAAGAGCAACGGATTATCTCACAAAATAA
- a CDS encoding 2,3,4,5-tetrahydropyridine-2,6-dicarboxylate N-succinyltransferase, which translates to MNSLQTTIEQAWENRALLQETATTTAIREVIELLDAGKLRVAEPKGDGWQVNEWVKKAVVMYFPIQKMETWEAGIFEYHDKMELKRNYAEKGVRVVPGASARYGSYISSGVIMMPSYVNIGAYVDEGTMVDTWATVGSCAQIGKDVHLSGGVGIGGVLEPLQAAPVIIEDGAFIGSRCIVVEGVHVGKEAVLGANVCLTASTKIIDVTGAEPIEMKGFVPARSVVIPGSYTKKFAAGEYQVPCALIIGTRKPSTDLKTSLNNALREYDVAV; encoded by the coding sequence ATGAATTCATTACAAACAACAATAGAACAAGCTTGGGAAAATAGAGCTCTTTTACAAGAAACTGCTACAACCACTGCTATCAGAGAAGTTATCGAATTATTAGACGCTGGAAAATTACGAGTTGCAGAACCAAAAGGAGATGGATGGCAAGTTAACGAATGGGTAAAAAAAGCCGTTGTAATGTACTTCCCTATTCAAAAAATGGAAACTTGGGAAGCTGGTATTTTTGAATACCATGACAAAATGGAATTGAAAAGAAACTATGCTGAAAAAGGGGTACGTGTTGTACCAGGAGCTTCAGCTCGTTATGGTTCTTATATTTCAAGTGGTGTGATCATGATGCCAAGTTATGTGAATATTGGGGCCTATGTCGATGAAGGAACTATGGTAGATACTTGGGCAACTGTTGGTAGTTGTGCTCAAATTGGAAAAGACGTTCACTTGAGTGGTGGTGTTGGAATTGGTGGTGTTTTAGAACCATTACAAGCGGCGCCAGTTATCATTGAAGACGGTGCTTTTATTGGTTCACGTTGTATTGTGGTGGAAGGAGTGCATGTTGGTAAAGAAGCGGTGCTGGGTGCCAATGTATGTTTAACTGCTTCAACAAAAATTATTGATGTGACTGGAGCGGAACCTATTGAGATGAAAGGATTTGTTCCTGCTCGTTCGGTAGTAATTCCTGGAAGTTACACAAAAAAATTCGCGGCAGGAGAATACCAAGTACCTTGCGCTTTAATTATTGGAACTCGTAAACCGTCTACCGACTTAAAAACGTCATTGAATAATGCGTTGAGAGAATACGACGTAGCAGTATAA